A portion of the Halopelagius inordinatus genome contains these proteins:
- the tatC gene encoding twin-arginine translocase subunit TatC, which produces MADDSETDEGRPPDEPESESGADPTPTDEEVPETGDADSDGAGDSDADAGADADADADADADIDADSDADADVSDSSDADADADIDADADAEDETPGDGDTDLWPEADYTPDDSDDPAADADSPEPDADDASEGSVEAGTDGGEVASADASVPSRHSEAGYPDDDGIVGEGPESDQEMPLADHIEEMVRRLAVVFAVGGIITLIMFPGGELVNSAFGFNLTSATEVINFLWNRHIPGAPELADRRPRVYGPLELILTELKVAGLAGLLIGLPVFVYETYLFMRPGLYQRERRYYLAAVPTSLVLAVVGMAFAHFVVLPAIFAYFTSYTTGTATVAFGLKETFNLILLLMGYMAIVFQIPLFVMLAIMMNLVTRRWLASRRLIFWGAFLGLSFLVSPDPTGMAPIIIAATMITLFEGTLFLLRWTRME; this is translated from the coding sequence ATGGCCGACGATTCGGAGACCGACGAGGGACGACCCCCCGACGAACCCGAGTCCGAGTCGGGGGCCGACCCTACGCCTACCGACGAGGAGGTCCCCGAAACGGGCGACGCAGACAGCGACGGTGCCGGCGATAGCGACGCCGACGCAGGTGCGGATGCCGACGCAGACGCGGATGCCGACGCAGACATCGATGCGGATTCGGACGCCGACGCCGACGTATCCGATTCGTCCGATGCGGACGCCGACGCGGACATCGACGCCGACGCCGACGCGGAAGACGAGACTCCCGGCGACGGCGATACGGATCTGTGGCCCGAGGCCGACTACACGCCCGACGACAGCGACGACCCGGCGGCGGACGCCGACTCTCCCGAACCCGACGCCGACGACGCGAGCGAGGGGTCGGTCGAGGCCGGAACGGACGGCGGCGAAGTCGCCTCCGCGGACGCCTCGGTGCCGTCTCGACACTCCGAAGCGGGATACCCTGACGACGACGGAATCGTCGGCGAGGGTCCCGAGAGCGACCAGGAAATGCCGCTCGCGGACCACATCGAAGAGATGGTCCGCCGACTCGCGGTGGTGTTCGCCGTCGGCGGCATCATCACGCTGATCATGTTCCCCGGCGGGGAACTCGTAAACTCCGCGTTCGGATTCAACCTGACGAGTGCGACGGAAGTGATCAACTTCCTTTGGAACCGTCACATCCCCGGCGCGCCGGAACTCGCGGACCGTCGCCCCCGGGTGTACGGACCGCTCGAACTCATCCTGACCGAACTGAAGGTCGCCGGTCTCGCCGGCCTCTTGATCGGTCTCCCGGTGTTCGTCTACGAGACGTACCTGTTCATGCGACCCGGTCTGTACCAGCGAGAGCGACGTTACTACCTCGCGGCCGTCCCGACGAGCCTCGTCCTCGCGGTCGTCGGGATGGCGTTCGCGCATTTCGTCGTCCTCCCCGCCATCTTCGCGTATTTCACGTCGTACACCACCGGAACGGCCACCGTCGCGTTCGGCCTCAAAGAGACGTTCAACCTGATACTGCTGTTGATGGGGTACATGGCCATCGTCTTCCAGATTCCGCTTTTCGTCATGCTCGCGATCATGATGAACCTCGTCACGCGGCGGTGGCTCGCCTCGCGACGCCTGATCTTCTGGGGCGCGTTCCTCGGTCTCTCGTTCCTCGTCAGCCCCGACCCGACCGGGATGGCCCCCATCATCATCGCCGCGACGATGATCACGCTGTTCGAGGGGACGCTGTTTCTCCTCCGGTGGACGCGAATGGAGTGA
- the larE gene encoding ATP-dependent sacrificial sulfur transferase LarE: MQPDVDSSTDEGTRSAAQKAEAVRTSLGERDGVVVAFSGGVDSSVVAALARDALGDRAVACTARSETLPESELDEARRVAEEIGIRHEVVEFSELDNPDFVANDGDRCYHCRTMRLGRMYETARELDIDTVCDGTNASDPGEGHRPGLRAVEELEVFSPLLAHDVTKDDVRAIADDYDLSVADKPSMACLSSRIPTGLEVTEERLTRVEKAERVLRTWGFSQFRVRDHDGLARIEVSRDELEAALDIDFVEAARDHLTDLGFDHVTLDMHGYKTGSVSPEDDEGERTESGDEPLVEDVFSTEYPTGE, from the coding sequence ATGCAACCCGACGTGGATTCGTCGACGGACGAGGGAACTCGCTCGGCCGCACAGAAAGCCGAGGCGGTCCGGACCTCCCTCGGGGAACGAGACGGCGTCGTCGTCGCCTTCTCCGGCGGCGTGGACTCCTCCGTCGTCGCGGCCCTCGCGCGCGACGCTCTCGGCGACCGGGCGGTGGCCTGTACGGCCCGGTCGGAGACGCTCCCCGAGTCGGAACTCGACGAAGCGCGCCGCGTCGCAGAAGAGATAGGGATCAGACACGAAGTCGTCGAGTTCTCCGAACTGGACAACCCTGACTTCGTCGCGAACGACGGCGACCGGTGTTATCACTGCCGGACGATGCGTCTCGGACGGATGTACGAGACGGCGCGCGAACTCGACATCGACACCGTCTGCGACGGTACGAACGCCTCGGACCCCGGCGAGGGGCACCGACCGGGACTCCGCGCCGTCGAGGAGTTAGAGGTGTTCTCGCCGCTTTTGGCCCACGACGTCACCAAAGACGACGTCAGAGCCATCGCCGACGACTACGACCTCTCGGTCGCCGACAAACCGTCGATGGCGTGTCTCTCCTCGCGAATCCCGACCGGTCTCGAAGTCACGGAAGAGCGCCTCACTCGCGTCGAGAAGGCCGAACGCGTCCTGCGGACGTGGGGATTCTCGCAGTTCCGCGTCCGCGACCACGACGGCCTCGCCCGCATCGAAGTCTCTCGCGACGAACTGGAGGCGGCCCTCGACATCGACTTCGTGGAGGCCGCCCGCGACCACCTGACCGACCTCGGGTTCGACCACGTGACGCTCGACATGCACGGTTACAAAACCGGGAGCGTCAGCCCCGAAGACGACGAAGGCGAGAGGACCGAAAGCGGAGACGAACCGCTCGTCGAAGACGTGTTCTCGACTGAGTACCCGACCGGCGAGTAA
- a CDS encoding MutS-related protein, producing the protein MDFETIPGVGEKTAAALSELDDPARALEAGDVAELARAPGITEGRAAAIARAAIRRRHDDDGDFLATDRAREVYRDVLSLLRERTVTAYAGKRVETLFPTSSASRIDEVREFAREAVERTPESDVLAALEGVEPLEPASGLRVRERCLATLDAERYAAAKDAFPELSVEIVEDARDLAELARSYSTVVALDETFAGVDVEGDVRVRPDAAENPDEIVPERVLAFFAGNRGRVQAAADVHEAAGLDAPCDLDALRDALSRVDEDGTVVGDEELDRLAAAVDDLDTAVSAAESVANDRLRDAIRERDVTIEGTDFLSLVEQGARVDSLLSRELEDEYDAAVEAARDHLVETLNLEPEEADVAVRAFTDDAAFPVERDEEMVSRLRTELKAGRDRRAARLKRDLAADLATLRAPAEEMVDSALELDVELAVSRFARDFDCVVPEFDGEGFVVEGGRSPLLDVAFEAVEPVDYGVSGVTLLSGVNSGGKTSTLDLVALVVVLAHMGLPVPAERVELERVSELHYYAKTQGTLDAGAFESTLRDFRELADGEANRLVLVDELESITEPGASAKIIAGILEALDEQSATAVFVSHLAGEIREASSFEVAVDGIEAVGLRDGELQVNRSPVKDHLARSTPELIVEKLAGEDGSGFYDRLLEKF; encoded by the coding sequence ATGGACTTCGAGACCATCCCGGGCGTCGGCGAGAAGACGGCCGCCGCGCTGTCGGAACTCGACGACCCCGCGCGGGCCCTCGAAGCGGGCGACGTGGCGGAACTCGCCCGTGCACCCGGCATCACGGAGGGGCGCGCCGCGGCCATCGCGCGGGCCGCTATCCGCCGCCGCCACGACGACGACGGCGACTTTCTCGCCACCGACCGCGCCCGGGAGGTGTACCGCGACGTGCTCTCGTTGCTCCGCGAGCGAACCGTCACCGCCTACGCCGGAAAGCGCGTCGAGACGCTGTTTCCCACCTCGTCGGCCTCGCGCATCGACGAGGTCAGAGAGTTCGCCCGAGAGGCGGTCGAGCGGACGCCCGAATCCGACGTTCTCGCCGCCTTAGAGGGCGTCGAACCCCTCGAACCGGCGTCCGGGCTCCGCGTCCGAGAGCGCTGTCTCGCCACCCTCGACGCCGAACGCTACGCCGCGGCGAAAGACGCGTTCCCGGAACTGTCCGTCGAGATAGTCGAGGACGCGCGCGACTTGGCGGAACTCGCGCGGTCGTACTCCACCGTCGTCGCACTCGACGAGACGTTCGCGGGCGTGGACGTCGAGGGCGACGTTCGAGTTCGCCCCGACGCCGCCGAGAACCCCGACGAAATCGTCCCCGAGAGAGTGCTCGCCTTCTTCGCGGGCAACCGCGGACGCGTGCAGGCGGCGGCGGACGTCCACGAGGCGGCGGGCCTCGACGCGCCCTGTGACCTCGACGCCCTGCGAGACGCCCTGAGTCGGGTAGACGAGGACGGAACCGTCGTCGGCGACGAGGAACTCGACCGCCTCGCCGCGGCCGTAGACGACCTCGACACCGCCGTCTCGGCGGCCGAGTCGGTCGCGAACGACCGCCTCCGCGACGCCATCCGCGAACGCGACGTGACCATCGAGGGGACGGACTTTCTCTCCTTGGTCGAACAGGGCGCGCGCGTCGATTCGCTGCTGTCTCGGGAACTCGAAGACGAGTACGACGCGGCGGTCGAAGCGGCGAGAGACCACCTCGTCGAGACGCTGAACCTCGAACCCGAGGAGGCGGACGTCGCCGTCCGCGCGTTCACCGACGACGCCGCCTTTCCGGTCGAACGCGACGAGGAGATGGTCTCGCGCCTCCGGACGGAGTTGAAGGCCGGACGCGACAGGCGCGCCGCGCGACTCAAACGCGACCTCGCCGCCGACTTGGCGACTCTGCGCGCCCCCGCCGAGGAGATGGTCGATTCCGCCCTCGAACTCGACGTGGAACTGGCCGTCTCGCGCTTCGCCCGCGACTTCGACTGCGTCGTCCCCGAGTTCGACGGCGAGGGGTTCGTCGTCGAGGGCGGCCGGTCGCCCCTCCTCGACGTGGCGTTCGAGGCGGTCGAACCGGTCGATTACGGCGTCTCGGGGGTCACCCTGCTCTCGGGCGTCAACTCCGGCGGGAAGACGTCCACGCTCGATTTGGTCGCCCTCGTCGTCGTGTTGGCACACATGGGACTTCCCGTCCCGGCCGAACGCGTCGAACTCGAACGCGTCTCCGAACTGCACTACTACGCCAAGACGCAGGGAACCCTCGACGCGGGCGCGTTCGAGAGCACGCTTCGGGACTTCCGCGAACTCGCCGACGGCGAGGCGAACCGACTCGTCCTCGTCGACGAACTGGAGAGCATCACCGAACCGGGGGCGTCGGCGAAGATCATCGCGGGCATCCTCGAAGCGTTGGACGAACAGTCGGCGACGGCGGTGTTCGTCTCTCACCTCGCCGGGGAGATACGCGAGGCGTCGTCGTTCGAGGTGGCCGTAGACGGTATCGAAGCCGTCGGACTGCGGGACGGTGAACTGCAGGTAAACCGCTCTCCGGTCAAAGACCACCTCGCGCGTTCGACGCCGGAACTCATCGTCGAGAAACTCGCGGGCGAGGACGGGTCGGGGTTCTACGACCGACTTTTAGAGAAGTTCTGA
- a CDS encoding ORC1-type DNA replication protein: MRDDPEEGMLSWDETVFRDEHVFEIDYVPETFDHRETQLQSLKYALRPAVRGSRPLNTTVRGPPGTGKTTAVQKLFGELGAQSGVRTVRVNCQVDSTRYAVFSRIFEHIFEYEPPSSGISFKKLFGQITDRLVEEDEVLAVALDDVNYLFYENEASDTLYSLLRAHETHSGAKIGVIIVSSDLSLDVIDELDGRVQSVFRPEEVYFPVYDVEEIVGILRERARRGFREDVVGAPELDRVAELTADSGDLRVGIDLLRRAGLHAEMRASQSVELEDIEAAYDKSKYVHLSRVLRGLSDSERALVRVVAEYDGEQAGTVYDAFREETDLGYTRYSEITNKLDQLGVIEAEYTEIEGRGRSRSLSLSYDSEAVLDRL; encoded by the coding sequence ATGAGGGACGACCCCGAAGAGGGGATGCTATCGTGGGACGAGACGGTGTTCCGCGACGAACACGTCTTCGAGATAGATTACGTTCCGGAGACGTTCGACCACCGGGAGACGCAGCTTCAGAGCCTGAAGTACGCGCTCCGCCCCGCGGTTCGCGGCTCTCGTCCCCTCAACACGACGGTCCGCGGTCCGCCCGGCACCGGGAAGACGACCGCCGTTCAGAAACTGTTCGGCGAACTCGGCGCCCAAAGCGGCGTCCGGACGGTCAGAGTGAACTGTCAGGTCGATTCGACGCGGTACGCCGTCTTCTCTCGCATCTTCGAGCACATCTTCGAGTACGAACCCCCGTCGTCCGGCATCTCGTTCAAGAAACTGTTCGGCCAGATAACCGACCGACTCGTCGAGGAAGACGAGGTGTTGGCCGTCGCCTTAGACGACGTGAACTACCTGTTCTACGAGAACGAGGCGTCGGACACGCTCTACTCGTTGCTCCGGGCCCACGAGACGCACTCGGGCGCGAAAATCGGCGTCATCATCGTCTCGTCGGACCTCTCTTTGGACGTCATCGACGAACTCGACGGCCGCGTCCAGAGCGTCTTCCGCCCCGAGGAGGTGTACTTTCCCGTCTACGACGTCGAGGAGATTGTCGGCATCCTCCGCGAACGCGCCCGACGGGGGTTCCGCGAGGACGTCGTCGGGGCCCCGGAACTCGACAGAGTCGCGGAACTCACCGCAGACAGCGGTGACCTGCGCGTCGGCATCGACTTGCTGCGCCGCGCGGGACTCCACGCGGAGATGCGCGCCAGTCAGTCCGTCGAACTCGAAGATATCGAGGCGGCCTACGACAAATCGAAGTACGTCCACCTCTCGCGGGTCCTCCGCGGCCTCTCGGACTCCGAACGCGCCCTCGTGCGGGTCGTCGCCGAGTACGACGGCGAACAGGCGGGAACCGTCTACGACGCCTTCCGCGAGGAGACCGACCTCGGATACACGCGGTACTCGGAGATAACGAACAAACTCGACCAACTCGGCGTCATCGAGGCCGAATACACGGAGATTGAGGGCCGAGGGCGCTCCCGGTCGCTCTCGCTGTCGTACGACTCGGAGGCCGTCTTGGACCGCCTCTGA
- the rpiA gene encoding ribose-5-phosphate isomerase RpiA has protein sequence MKTTGGTDDQKRRAGERAAELVTDGTTVGLGTGSTAAFAVRAIARAVDDGLDVRGVPTSFATRELAREEGVPLVALDEVETLDLAIDGADQVDDDLNAIKGGGAAHTREKVVDAAADRFVVVADPSKTATTLDRAVAVEVLPDARTTVAARLRELGGDPTLRRAERKDGPVVTDNGNLVFDCEFGPIDDPATLSSDLSAIPGCVEHGLFVGMVDEVYVGTDDGVEVRTRG, from the coding sequence ATGAAGACGACGGGCGGCACGGACGACCAGAAGCGTCGCGCCGGCGAACGCGCGGCGGAACTCGTGACGGACGGAACGACGGTCGGACTCGGAACCGGCAGTACCGCGGCGTTCGCCGTGCGCGCTATCGCCCGCGCCGTCGACGATGGACTCGACGTTCGCGGCGTCCCCACCTCCTTTGCGACGCGCGAACTCGCCCGAGAGGAGGGCGTCCCCCTCGTCGCCTTGGACGAGGTGGAGACGCTCGACCTCGCGATAGACGGCGCGGACCAGGTGGACGACGACCTGAACGCCATCAAGGGCGGCGGCGCGGCGCACACGAGAGAGAAGGTGGTAGACGCCGCGGCCGACCGGTTCGTCGTCGTCGCGGACCCCTCGAAGACGGCGACGACGCTGGACCGGGCGGTGGCGGTGGAAGTGCTGCCGGACGCGCGGACGACCGTCGCCGCCCGACTCCGAGAACTCGGCGGCGACCCGACGCTCAGACGCGCAGAACGGAAGGACGGCCCCGTAGTGACCGACAACGGGAACCTCGTCTTCGACTGCGAGTTCGGACCCATCGACGACCCCGCGACGCTCTCGTCCGACCTCTCCGCGATTCCGGGCTGTGTCGAACACGGCCTGTTCGTCGGGATGGTAGACGAGGTGTACGTCGGGACGGACGACGGCGTCGAGGTCAGAACGCGAGGCTGA
- a CDS encoding DUF1931 family protein — protein sequence MADLIVKAAVKEALNDKNVASDFYDALDEEVNELLEDAARRAEQNDRKTVQPRDL from the coding sequence ATGGCAGACCTTATTGTCAAGGCAGCCGTCAAGGAAGCGCTCAACGACAAGAACGTCGCTTCGGACTTCTACGACGCGCTCGACGAGGAAGTCAACGAACTGCTCGAAGACGCCGCCCGCCGCGCAGAACAGAACGACCGGAAGACGGTCCAGCCCCGCGACCTGTAA
- the larB gene encoding nickel pincer cofactor biosynthesis protein LarB: MRDILEAVAAGDLSPAAAETRLSGYATTDAGRFDAARETRRGVPEAILADVKTPGETATLAAAAVDSTGHAILTRASQAHVDAVAAELDAEVELERDERARTLVAHAPDFEPPVLDATVGIVTGGTSDAEAAGEAAVIVREMGASLTRVEDVGVAHLGRVLDHLDDLRAADVLVVAAGREGALPTVVAGLVDTPVVGLPVSTGYGHGGEGDAALSGMLQSCTVISTVNIDAGFVAGAQAGLVARAVSDAREAGSGDGPESDSN, encoded by the coding sequence ATGCGAGATATATTGGAGGCGGTGGCGGCGGGCGACCTCTCACCGGCGGCCGCCGAGACGCGGCTATCGGGGTACGCGACGACGGACGCCGGGCGGTTCGACGCCGCCCGCGAGACGCGCCGCGGCGTCCCCGAAGCCATCCTCGCGGACGTGAAGACGCCCGGGGAGACGGCGACGCTGGCGGCCGCCGCCGTCGATTCCACCGGTCACGCGATACTCACGCGCGCGTCGCAGGCGCACGTTGATGCCGTCGCCGCGGAACTGGACGCGGAGGTCGAACTCGAACGGGACGAACGGGCGCGGACGCTCGTCGCCCACGCGCCGGACTTCGAACCGCCGGTTCTCGACGCGACGGTGGGCATCGTCACCGGCGGCACCTCGGACGCCGAGGCGGCGGGCGAGGCGGCCGTCATCGTCCGCGAGATGGGCGCGTCCCTCACGCGCGTCGAAGACGTGGGCGTCGCCCACCTCGGACGCGTTCTCGACCACCTCGACGACCTGCGGGCCGCCGACGTTCTCGTCGTCGCCGCCGGACGCGAGGGGGCGCTTCCCACCGTCGTCGCCGGGTTGGTCGACACGCCCGTCGTCGGTCTCCCCGTCTCGACAGGATACGGCCACGGCGGCGAGGGCGACGCGGCGCTCTCGGGGATGTTACAGTCCTGTACCGTCATCTCGACTGTCAACATCGACGCCGGGTTCGTCGCCGGGGCGCAGGCCGGACTCGTCGCCCGCGCCGTATCGGACGCGAGAGAGGCCGGTTCGGGGGACGGTCCCGAATCCGACTCGAACTGA
- a CDS encoding DUF7563 family protein, producing the protein MPTCDHCGSHVSEHFARVFADERGRVLACPNCSANAGIAEVARRRTRTA; encoded by the coding sequence ATGCCAACCTGCGACCATTGCGGGTCGCACGTCTCAGAACACTTCGCGCGCGTGTTCGCCGACGAACGAGGGCGAGTTCTCGCCTGTCCAAACTGTTCGGCGAACGCGGGTATCGCGGAGGTTGCGCGGCGACGCACCCGCACTGCATGA
- a CDS encoding DUF6069 family protein produces the protein MATTTTRYAVPADAGELARRTTLGVLVAVVALLFARGVVTLLGVELGATGATSPFALGPLFGSAVFAGVGAAVAYAASVRLTDRPVRSFVAASAVVFAAMLVPVVTVAPTFGVTTAGQVVLVVYHVAVAVPLVAFVTGAVRP, from the coding sequence ATGGCAACCACCACTACTCGATACGCAGTCCCCGCCGACGCGGGAGAACTCGCCCGACGAACGACGCTCGGCGTCCTCGTCGCCGTCGTCGCACTGCTGTTCGCTCGGGGCGTCGTCACCCTCCTCGGCGTCGAACTCGGCGCGACGGGGGCGACGAGCCCGTTCGCTCTCGGACCCCTGTTCGGAAGTGCCGTCTTCGCCGGCGTCGGGGCGGCCGTCGCCTACGCCGCGTCGGTGAGGCTGACCGACCGACCGGTTCGCAGTTTCGTCGCGGCGTCGGCCGTCGTCTTCGCGGCGATGCTCGTTCCGGTGGTCACCGTCGCCCCGACGTTCGGCGTCACCACCGCCGGACAGGTCGTCTTGGTCGTCTACCACGTCGCAGTCGCCGTCCCCCTCGTCGCGTTCGTGACCGGTGCCGTTCGGCCGTGA